Proteins encoded together in one Deinococcus aquaticus window:
- a CDS encoding DUF2442 domain-containing protein — MSNLRITEALPEGEHAAWVTLDDGLTRLIDLRPLSQLSTHHSLRLPSLVRSLRVTEDARHIYWPGGAHLDITSIALAPTGPLPVGLLALLPSARRYRPLAPLLSHQPVHTHSYLDVRPEQVLQDQLRIKPADLQQFLRSHAPVEPGLCIARLSDLYLALQLLLPVNLIPALLRRPWPAAIRHAAQGTTALDCLWKGRIDLIDTPLTHLLLPDAPPVSVLLSSDAEANGAATAEQQQRPPEGQRDR, encoded by the coding sequence GTGAGCAACCTGCGCATCACCGAAGCCCTCCCAGAAGGCGAACATGCCGCCTGGGTCACCCTTGACGACGGTCTGACCCGCCTCATTGATCTACGCCCCTTATCCCAACTCTCCACGCACCACTCACTACGCCTCCCCTCGCTGGTCCGCTCCCTGCGCGTCACTGAGGACGCCCGCCACATTTACTGGCCAGGGGGCGCCCACCTGGACATCACTTCCATCGCTCTCGCCCCAACTGGCCCACTCCCCGTTGGCCTCCTAGCCCTCCTCCCCAGCGCCCGACGGTACCGGCCCCTCGCCCCTCTGCTGAGCCATCAACCTGTCCACACGCACTCGTACCTGGACGTACGCCCGGAACAGGTCCTCCAAGACCAGCTGCGCATCAAACCCGCCGACCTGCAGCAGTTCCTGCGTAGTCACGCCCCAGTGGAACCCGGGCTGTGTATTGCCCGCCTCAGTGACCTGTACCTCGCCCTGCAACTCCTTCTCCCTGTCAATCTCATCCCGGCTCTGCTGCGCCGCCCCTGGCCCGCCGCCATCCGACACGCCGCGCAGGGCACAACCGCCCTGGACTGCCTGTGGAAGGGACGCATCGACCTGATCGACACCCCCCTCACGCACCTGCTTCTGCCCGACGCGCCGCCAGTCTCCGTGTTACTGTCCAGTGATGCGGAAGCCAACGGCGCTGCGACGGCAGAACAACAGCAGCGGCCTCCCGAGGGGCAACGTGATCGGTGA
- a CDS encoding helix-turn-helix domain-containing protein, with protein sequence MIGDRVREARSEQNLTLQALDERIEAVSGFSLSQPTLTRIEQGTRSVYDFEVVALCLALNVDARWLLGLIDAEES encoded by the coding sequence GTGATCGGTGACCGCGTCCGCGAGGCACGCTCCGAACAGAACCTGACCCTTCAGGCGCTGGATGAACGGATTGAGGCCGTCAGCGGCTTCAGCCTCAGCCAGCCGACCCTGACCCGCATCGAACAGGGCACCCGCAGCGTGTACGACTTCGAGGTGGTGGCCCTGTGCCTCGCGCTGAACGTCGACGCCCGCTGGCTCCTGGGTCTGATCGACGCGGAAGAGAGCTGA
- a CDS encoding C39 family peptidase: MTLRWLLALCSIWGVAEALPASVTLKNIRHEPQSLNNCAPVTAMTLLGYYGASVTQAQAAAVMKDYPGDPQVTSVELANYLGRAGLRSVIRYAGDAELLRTLVANGFPVVLQQRLQQGSNVAHFRTVYGYSAGYFLTSDPLLGPSLRLTPAQLMSLWAYYNGEYLVAYPPAKEAQVQAILGRDFSTAANWQHLRTHGEQDVKARPGDPYAWWGLAKATLRLGNPRLASEYFERAINLGVPTMYYLYRQEAFEAWTQAGKHSRTLSVTQRALQTFPRSKELQHFRTLASRSLEKPGS; encoded by the coding sequence ATGACGCTTCGTTGGCTGCTAGCTCTGTGTTCGATCTGGGGGGTTGCTGAGGCGCTGCCCGCCAGCGTCACATTGAAGAACATCCGGCATGAACCCCAGTCGCTGAACAACTGCGCGCCAGTGACCGCCATGACTCTCCTGGGGTACTACGGTGCTTCGGTGACGCAGGCGCAGGCAGCGGCCGTGATGAAGGACTACCCCGGTGATCCCCAGGTCACGAGCGTGGAACTCGCCAACTACCTGGGTCGTGCCGGCCTGCGTAGTGTGATCCGGTACGCAGGGGATGCCGAGTTGCTGCGCACCCTGGTGGCGAACGGCTTTCCAGTGGTGCTGCAGCAGCGCCTCCAGCAGGGCAGCAACGTGGCGCACTTCCGAACTGTGTACGGGTACAGCGCAGGCTATTTTCTGACCAGTGATCCACTGCTGGGGCCCTCCCTACGCTTGACGCCTGCACAACTGATGTCGCTCTGGGCGTACTACAACGGCGAGTATCTGGTCGCCTATCCGCCGGCAAAAGAAGCGCAGGTGCAGGCGATTCTCGGGCGTGATTTCAGTACGGCGGCCAACTGGCAACACCTGAGGACGCACGGCGAACAGGACGTCAAAGCGCGCCCGGGGGACCCCTACGCTTGGTGGGGTCTGGCCAAAGCTACCCTGCGCCTGGGCAATCCGCGCCTCGCGTCGGAGTATTTCGAGCGTGCCATCAACCTGGGCGTGCCGACCATGTATTACCTCTACCGCCAGGAAGCATTTGAGGCGTGGACGCAGGCTGGGAAGCACAGCCGGACGCTCAGCGTCACGCAGCGCGCCCTACAGACATTTCCACGCAGCAAGGAGCTGCAACACTTCCGCACACTGGCCAGCCGGAGCTTGGAGAAACCTGGGTCATGA